CTGGGGAAACCGGAAAACCGGGGAGATGGCAGTCTGGATCAGGAATCTGATCTGACAGAAAAATATGTATCACACGGAAGATCATCTGAAAAAAGGAGATACTTCCGATCTGATAAAGAAAAACCATTTGGGAGGTAAAAGTATGAAGAAAAAGGTTTTAGCAGCATTAATGTGTGCAGCAATGACAGTTGGAATGCTCGCTGGATGTGGCGGTAATTCCACAGCAGGAAACACCAGCGCCGATGCGGGGGAAGCAGCATCCGGTACTGAGAGCGCAGACAGCGGCGCAGGAAGAAGAGAGATGGATGTAGAAGGTGATGATGTCACAACACTTGAGGTCTGGACATTCATCGAGAACCATCAGGATTTCTACACTAACATGGCTGAGAAATGGAATGAGGAAAATCCGGATAAGAAGGTTAAACTTGTTTTATCCAACATGGCATATGATGATATGCACAACAAATTATCACTTGCATTAGAGTCAGGAGAGGGTGCTCCGGATGTCGTTGATATCGAGCTTGGTAAATTCCCTGCATTCATGACAGGTGATATCGGATTAAAACCATTGAACGATGCAGTAGAACCGTATCTTGACAATGTAGTAGAGTCCAGATTACAGCTTTACTCCAAAGATGGTAACTATTATGGATTCCCGACACACGTTGGTACAACCGTTGCTTTCTACAACACGGAAGCATTAGAGGCAGCAGGTATTGATTACACAACCATCAAGACCTGGGATGACTTCAAAGAAGCAGGTGCAAAATACAAAGAAGCAACCGGAAAAACATTTGCAGCATGTGAGACAACTGCTCAGTGGACATTAAACTTAATGCTCGCTCAGAAAGGCGGAGATTACTTAAATGATGATGGAAGCCTTGCAGTAAACAATGACACAATGGTTGAATGTTTACAGACCATGAAAGATATGCAGGATGCAGGTGCTATGGACGTTATCGCCGGTGGACAGCCTGACAACGAGGAAGCATATCCGTTATACAACAGCGGTGATGTCGCAGCAGCAATCATGCCATTCTGGCAGACCAGCCGTTACTTAAGCTACATGACAGACCTTTCCGGTAAAGTTGCAATCGCAGCACCTCCTGTATTTGGTGACAACGATGCAGTAAAGACCATCGGTGGTGGTGGTACCGGTACAGCAGTTGTAGCATCCAGTCCGAATGCTGACCTTGCAGCAGAAGTATTCGCTTACATCAAACTTTCTGACACAGCAAACGTAGAAGTTTGGAACGTATTAGGATTTGACCCGGTTAACACAGCAGTATGGACAGACAAATCCGTAACAGAGAACCCGGATAATCAGTATGTACAGTACTTCAACACAAAACCATTTGATGCATTATTAGATGTTCAGGACGGCATTGGATTACTGACCTGCTATACAGATGAGAAGATGCCATCCATCAACAATATCTTCTGTACAGAGACTTTGAATAATATCTTC
The Roseburia rectibacter DNA segment above includes these coding regions:
- a CDS encoding ABC transporter substrate-binding protein, with product MKKKVLAALMCAAMTVGMLAGCGGNSTAGNTSADAGEAASGTESADSGAGRREMDVEGDDVTTLEVWTFIENHQDFYTNMAEKWNEENPDKKVKLVLSNMAYDDMHNKLSLALESGEGAPDVVDIELGKFPAFMTGDIGLKPLNDAVEPYLDNVVESRLQLYSKDGNYYGFPTHVGTTVAFYNTEALEAAGIDYTTIKTWDDFKEAGAKYKEATGKTFAACETTAQWTLNLMLAQKGGDYLNDDGSLAVNNDTMVECLQTMKDMQDAGAMDVIAGGQPDNEEAYPLYNSGDVAAAIMPFWQTSRYLSYMTDLSGKVAIAAPPVFGDNDAVKTIGGGGTGTAVVASSPNADLAAEVFAYIKLSDTANVEVWNVLGFDPVNTAVWTDKSVTENPDNQYVQYFNTKPFDALLDVQDGIGLLTCYTDEKMPSINNIFCTETLNNIFESGMDVKEALDEAQSALQNEFGE